The following proteins are encoded in a genomic region of Thermococcus pacificus:
- a CDS encoding 7-carboxy-7-deazaguanine synthase QueE, which yields MRLIMAEVFNSWQGEGGSVEGSAFGRRQIFVRFAGCDLHCQWCDSKEYIDASRVSRWRYEVEPFTGKFEYRPNPASVDEVVDAVLRLDTGDIHSISYTGGEPTLQVKPLKALMERMKELGFDNFLETHGGLPELIKEVAHLVNYASVDIKDESAGATDDWKDLVLREVESIRILKEAGAKTYAKLVVTSETKLENVRWYAELLNGLAPLVIQPREPIDVPQERLMEFYGEAARIMGRKNVGLSFQVHKYLNVL from the coding sequence GTGAGGCTCATAATGGCCGAGGTCTTCAACAGCTGGCAGGGCGAAGGGGGAAGCGTTGAAGGGAGTGCCTTTGGGAGAAGGCAGATTTTTGTCAGATTCGCCGGCTGCGACCTTCATTGCCAGTGGTGCGACTCCAAGGAGTACATCGATGCATCCCGCGTCTCCCGCTGGCGCTACGAGGTCGAGCCTTTCACAGGGAAGTTCGAGTACAGGCCAAACCCTGCGAGCGTTGATGAAGTCGTTGACGCCGTTCTGAGGCTTGATACGGGGGACATACACTCGATAAGCTACACCGGCGGCGAGCCGACCCTCCAAGTGAAGCCGCTGAAGGCCCTCATGGAACGCATGAAGGAGCTGGGCTTTGACAACTTTCTTGAAACCCACGGCGGCCTTCCGGAGCTGATTAAAGAGGTCGCTCACCTCGTCAACTACGCGAGTGTGGACATAAAGGACGAGAGTGCCGGAGCAACAGATGACTGGAAAGACCTCGTTCTTAGGGAGGTCGAGAGCATAAGAATCCTGAAGGAAGCCGGCGCGAAGACCTACGCCAAGCTCGTCGTTACTTCCGAAACGAAGCTCGAAAACGTCCGCTGGTACGCGGAACTGTTAAATGGATTGGCCCCGCTCGTCATCCAGCCGAGGGAGCCAATCGATGTCCCCCAAGAGAGGCTTATGGAGTTCTACGGCGAGGCGGCCAGGATAATGGGCAGGAAGAACGTCGGCCTGAGCTTCCAGGTGCATAAGTACCTCAACGTTCTTTGA
- a CDS encoding RuvB-like helicase, which produces MPVIEEVAKRTFERIGSHSHIKGLGLDENGKALFMADGMVGQVKAREAAGIAVELIKRGKLAGKGILLVGPTGSGKTAIAMGIARELGEDVPFVQIAGSEIYSAEINKTEFLKEALRRAIGVRISEERKVYEGEVKEVKINKTKHPFNPYVEVPESVLITLRTKDDEKTVRAGREIAYQLMELGVEEGDVIQIDAETGRISKVGTTKEEEGLFFKRKVNLPSGPVLKIKEFTYTVTLHDLDVANARGNIFGLLFSTGAEISDEIRQRVDEMVKQWIEEGKATLVPGVLFIDEVHMLDIEAFSFLARAMESELAPILILATNRGRTKIRGTDIEAPHGMPIDMLDRLLIINTEPYKKEEIREIVKIRAKEEKIEVSDEAIEYLAELGEKTSLRYAVQLLAPASVLARGGRVEREHVEKAKEYFADLRRSTEFVEKLEGMLQ; this is translated from the coding sequence ATGCCGGTCATCGAGGAGGTTGCGAAGAGGACCTTTGAGAGGATTGGAAGCCACTCCCACATAAAGGGCCTTGGACTCGACGAGAACGGGAAGGCCCTTTTCATGGCCGACGGCATGGTCGGACAGGTCAAGGCGAGGGAAGCGGCTGGAATAGCGGTCGAGCTCATCAAGCGCGGCAAGCTCGCCGGAAAGGGAATCCTCCTCGTCGGCCCGACCGGCAGTGGTAAAACTGCCATCGCTATGGGCATAGCGAGGGAGCTTGGTGAGGACGTCCCCTTCGTCCAGATAGCGGGCAGTGAGATTTATTCAGCTGAGATAAACAAGACCGAATTCCTCAAGGAGGCCCTCAGGAGGGCCATAGGTGTCAGGATAAGCGAGGAGAGGAAAGTCTACGAGGGCGAGGTCAAGGAGGTCAAGATCAACAAGACGAAGCACCCGTTCAACCCCTATGTCGAGGTTCCAGAGAGCGTTCTCATAACCCTCCGCACGAAAGACGACGAGAAGACCGTCAGGGCCGGCAGGGAGATAGCCTACCAGCTCATGGAGCTTGGTGTAGAGGAGGGCGACGTCATACAGATCGACGCCGAAACCGGCAGGATCTCCAAGGTCGGCACCACGAAGGAAGAAGAGGGGCTTTTCTTCAAGAGGAAGGTCAACCTTCCGAGCGGGCCGGTGCTCAAGATAAAGGAGTTCACCTACACAGTTACCCTTCACGACTTGGACGTTGCCAACGCCCGCGGAAACATCTTCGGCCTGCTCTTCAGCACCGGCGCGGAGATAAGCGACGAGATAAGGCAGCGCGTTGATGAGATGGTCAAGCAGTGGATCGAGGAAGGCAAGGCCACGCTCGTCCCGGGAGTTCTCTTCATCGATGAGGTCCACATGCTCGACATTGAGGCGTTCTCATTCCTCGCGAGGGCTATGGAGAGCGAGCTGGCACCGATACTTATCCTGGCAACCAACCGTGGAAGGACAAAGATAAGGGGAACCGACATTGAAGCCCCGCACGGAATGCCTATCGACATGCTTGACAGGCTGCTGATCATCAACACTGAGCCTTACAAGAAAGAGGAGATACGCGAGATCGTCAAAATCCGCGCAAAGGAGGAGAAGATAGAGGTCAGCGATGAGGCGATAGAGTATCTGGCTGAACTCGGCGAGAAGACCAGCCTGCGCTATGCAGTCCAGCTCCTGGCACCGGCGAGCGTCTTGGCCAGGGGCGGAAGAGTTGAGAGGGAGCACGTTGAGAAGGCCAAAGAGTACTTCGCCGACCTCAGGAGGAGCACTGAGTTTGTGGAGAAGCTCGAGGGAATGCTGCAGTAA
- a CDS encoding PIN domain-containing protein, whose product MWGTSEVIEKPELQILLNLLPEIRVSYPLYGLQLLRAKPIETGYRVSVTVNRHEFNERVPERLSNELPTYTDFYECFISSGIIRYENVDEFAQNLELYERLKKGVVFAPDTNLFYHRFISSFRPLNGYQIVVAEGVKKEIEDAMNYKYRNKQLDDMRREVRNAALLREFSNRRTKKSRKAAYIALKEFEALKSRIIIAESVNEPAHNNDEIIVKSLKRYDRMTPTLLVFLTADIAVTDVAEMEGLEYFLFKYPREKLGRHDVSAYQLRTLLFNLAAVFGVIEVNGILIFGEFRGKQGLNELKVVFPAESRTYHEFEFHLKLSRKLMEIMGGL is encoded by the coding sequence ATGTGGGGAACCAGTGAGGTCATAGAGAAGCCTGAACTCCAGATACTGCTCAACCTTCTGCCCGAGATAAGGGTGAGCTATCCTCTCTACGGCCTCCAGCTACTGAGGGCAAAGCCAATAGAGACCGGCTACAGGGTCAGCGTGACAGTGAACCGACACGAATTCAACGAAAGGGTTCCGGAGCGCCTTTCAAACGAGCTTCCAACGTACACGGACTTCTACGAGTGCTTCATATCCTCCGGCATAATCCGCTACGAGAACGTTGATGAGTTCGCTCAGAACCTTGAGCTTTATGAGAGGCTGAAGAAGGGCGTTGTCTTCGCCCCAGATACGAACCTCTTCTACCACCGCTTCATTTCCTCGTTCCGGCCCCTCAACGGCTACCAGATAGTCGTCGCCGAGGGCGTGAAGAAGGAGATAGAGGACGCGATGAACTACAAGTACAGGAACAAACAGCTGGATGATATGAGGCGCGAGGTAAGAAACGCCGCCCTCCTGAGGGAGTTCAGCAACAGGAGGACGAAGAAGAGCCGGAAGGCGGCATACATAGCCCTTAAGGAGTTTGAGGCCCTGAAGAGCAGGATAATCATAGCCGAGAGCGTCAATGAGCCTGCCCACAACAACGACGAGATAATCGTGAAAAGTCTGAAGCGCTACGACAGGATGACGCCGACGCTCCTGGTTTTCCTGACCGCTGACATAGCTGTTACAGATGTCGCCGAGATGGAGGGGCTGGAGTACTTCCTGTTCAAATACCCGAGGGAGAAGCTCGGACGGCACGATGTCTCTGCCTACCAGCTGAGGACGCTCCTCTTCAACCTCGCGGCGGTCTTCGGCGTCATCGAGGTCAACGGGATTCTAATATTCGGGGAGTTCAGGGGGAAGCAGGGGCTGAACGAGCTCAAGGTGGTCTTTCCTGCCGAGAGCAGAACCTACCACGAGTTCGAGTTCCACCTCAAGCTGAGCAGGAAGCTGATGGAGATAATGGGGGGCTTATGA